In one Nymphaea colorata isolate Beijing-Zhang1983 unplaced genomic scaffold, ASM883128v2 scaffold0001, whole genome shotgun sequence genomic region, the following are encoded:
- the LOC116267866 gene encoding uncharacterized protein LOC116267866, which translates to MVSNQRSNASPSGDTTTPLQEKAPSVSYQQFMTMQPPVFTEKGNPDKAKEWIEEVERIFGLLKMPEEDKVNYGSYLLKGDAKNWWQSTSEIRDKKMQQFLDLQQNQLSLEEYITKYRHLEVYCPHLYTTDQARAGKLVRGLRDGLRSKVLTSRPCDLDEAVTMARCIEEDCARSQKDHHKKAG; encoded by the exons ATGGTCAGTAACCAGAGGAGCaatgcatctccttcaggaGACACTACTACGCCACTTCAGGAGAAGGCACCATCGGTGTCGTACCAACAGTTTATGACAATGCAGCCGCCTGTCTTTACAGAAAAAGGCAATCCAGATAAGGCAAAAgaatggattgaggaagttgaacgcatctttggGCTTTTGAAGATGccagaagaagacaaagtgaactatggctcTTAtctgttgaagggtgatgccaagaattggtggcaatcgACTAGTGAGATCCG agacaagaaaatgcaacaGTTTCTTGATTTGCAGCAAAATCAGCTGAGCCTGGAAGAATACATTACGaaatatcgacacttggaggtgtattgcccgcaCCTCTATACTACTGATCAGGCCAGAGCAGGCAAGCTTGTGCGCGGGCTGCGGGATGGACTGCGAAGCAAAGTCTTGACAAGCAGACCTTgtgacttggacgaggcggtcaccATGGCAAGATGCATAGAAGAGGACTGTGCAAGGTCACAGAAGGATCACCACAAGAAGGCAGGCTAA